The Arthrobacter burdickii genomic interval GCTGTCCAAAACCGCCCGGGCAGGTATGCATGAACCGAGGGCTCCAACATGGCCGCGCAGACGGCTGATCTTTTGGTCTGACGCTCCACACGCCACCCCCTTTTCAATCCTCATCTCAGGAGACTGCCCTGTCGACGTCCCTTTCGACCACCGTCAATCCCGACCCGGCCCCGACGGTCAATGCTTCCCTCCGTCCGATCGTGCCCGGATTTCACGCCGACCCGACAATTTGCCGGGTCGGGGATGATTACTACCTCGCGCACTCAAGCTTCGAGTACTTCCCTGGAGCTCCGATCTGGCACAGTCGGGATCTCGTTAACTGGACCAGAATCGGCCACATTCTCACCCGAAGGAGCCAGTTCGTTCGGGGTGATGGTCGTGCGTCCACTGGCCTGTACGCCGGGACCCTGCGTCACCACGACGGGCGCTTCTGGTACGTAACGACCAATGTCAGTGACTACGACGGCGGGCAGGTCCTGGTCAGTGCCACCGATGCGGCCGGCCCGTGGAGCGAGCCCATCCGGATTCAGGATGCGATCGGAATCGATCCGGATCTTGCCTGGGATGTCGATGGGACGTGCTACCTGACGTGGAAGGGCATGAGCTTCACGGAGGGTGAGGTCGGTATCCTCCAGGCACCGCTGGATATCAACACCGGCGCATTACTTGAACCTCCCTACCCGGTCTGGCAGGGGAGCGGGCTGGCCGCCGTCGAGGCGCCACACCTCTATCAAGTGGACGACACCTGGTATCTGCTCCTGGCTGAGGGCGGGACCGAGCGCGGCCATGCCGTCACTATCGCCCGAGCTCCGCACCCTCGGGGTCCTTTTGAGGGACACCCGCACAATCCATTGCTGACACGGCGTAGTTCCATCCATCCGGTCCAGAACGCCGGACATATGGACCTCACGACGAAGGCCGACGGAGCATGGGCGGCCGTGTATTTGGGCGTTCGCGTGCAGGGGTCGACGCCCGGCTTTCATGTGCTGGGCCGAGAGACGTTCCTTGCGGGGATCGAGTGGAGCGACGGTTGGCCCGCTGTCATTGAGGACCAATTCGAGGTCCCAACTGCGGCCACCTCTTTCAATGACAACTTCGTTGGTGAGGAACTCGACGGTCGGTGGGTCGTACCCGGAGGCGAAGCGCAGTCCACGGCGTCGATGAGCCCGGACGACGGGTTGCGGATTGCTGCGGCTGGAACCCGGGGCGAGGGCTCCGTAGGTCAACTGTGCACCCGCATCACCGATCTGCGGTGGCGTGCCGAAGCCACGATCGAGGGCTCGGGGACCTTCCGGGTGCTGATGGACCCGCGCCACTGGTATGGACTGTGCGTGAAAGGGGACGCCGTCACCGCCACCGCCCGGATTGGTGACCTTCAGCACGATGTCGGAGTGGCATCCGTGTCCCCCCACCTGGTGACCGTACGGATCGAGGCCGTGTCGCCCGCCGGCCCGACCGTCCCCCTTGGCCATGCAGGTCCGGATGACATCGTCCTGTCGGTTCTCAATGAGGAGGGTGGAACCATCGAGATCGCACGGCTGGACGGACGATATCTTTCAACTGAAGTAGCCTCTGGCTTCACAGGCCGGATGCTCGCCGTAGGGGCCGATGGAACCGACGCGTGTATCAAGCGCGTGACCTACCATTCGGACGAGGCACGGTCATGACGACAACCTTGAGTGGCCAGCTCCGAAACCGGTTGGGCACCACCATGAACCCCGGCACTGTTCCCACCCCCTACGGCCCGATTGCCCTGCGCGGGAACCGGACGAACGGGCAGTGCGCCACCAGCGGCGTCGTCGTACCTTCTAGAACGTCGGCACACGTTCATACCGGAATTGGGGGCACCCCGCTGGCCAGCGGACACCACGTATTCCAGCAAGCCTGTGCAGCATCAACCATTGGCACAAGTGTGCCTGGCCCGGAAAATCAAGGAGCAGCATGAGTCAGCCAACGATCACCAGCCAAACCCCCTTCACGGTGGTACGAGCGAACCAGGCCGCTCTCGCGGCTGTCGAGGGAATCGCCCCCGAGGTACTGCGGTCCCCGCTGCTGGAGAATCTGGACTGGGCTCCGACGGGGCCTTTCCTCACCCTGGTCCTGGGGGAGGACGATGCACGGACGGCAGCGATCCTGAAGGAACTCAGCGTGTTCGAGGACGGACAGGTGCGACCGGTTCACGAGGAGCCCATTGCGCCCCGTGCCGACTACCAGCCCACCACGGTTCCTCGAGCCAGCGCAATCGTGGTTACTCCGCAGGAAGCACAGGTGTACCGAACAGCGCAGCTCGAGCTGCGGGGACCTTCGATCGGTAACCCCTTCGTTGATGTCGAACTGACGGTCACGTTCGAATCACCCGAGCACTCAATCACTGTCGGCGGCTTTTACGCCGGTGACGGCCGCTACCTTGTGAGGCTCCTGCCCCCGGCGTCCGGCAACTGGCGGTTCTCCACCAGCTCCAACGCGCGGTCACTGGACGGGATTACGGGAGGCTTCGATGTCGCGACCAGTCAGATGCCCGGCCCGGTCCAGGTGGCTGACACGTTCCACTTCGCCCGGGCTGATGGGACACCGTTCCTCCCGTACGGCACCACGGCCTACGCGTGGATCCATCAGAGCCAGGAACTTCAGGACGCCACAATCGATGCTCTGGCCCAAGCGCCCTTCACGAAGATCCGCATGTGCCTGTTTCCGAAGGACTTCATGCACAACACGGAAGAACCGGAGCGGTACGTCTTCGAACGTGACGAGACGGGCGCTTTCGACACCACCCGTTTCGACCTCGCGTTCTTCGATAATCTTGAGCGCCGGCTGCATCAACTGGCAGACCTCGGGATCGAAGCCGATTTGATCCTGTTCCACCCCTACGACGACCGGTGGGGGCTTTCACGGCTCAGCGGTGCCGCAGATGAGCGGTACATCCGGTACGTCGTGCGCCGCCTCGCTGGTTTCCCCAACGTGTGGTGGTCGATGGCGAACGAATACGACCTCCTCGCCAAGCAACGCGAAGACTGGGACCGGCTCGCCGAGACGGTACGCCGGGAGGACCATGTGGGGCACCCCCTGTCTATACACAACTGGGTGCAGCTCTTCGACTACTCCGCGGCATGGGCCAGTCATGCCAGCCTGCAACGAGGAGACCACGGCATCGGAGCCAAGATCGACCAATGGCACCGACAGTGGAACAAACCCGTCATCATCGACGAGTTCGGCTACGAAGGCGATCTTGACCAGGGGTGGGGAAACCTCATGGCGCAGGAAGTCGTCCGCCGATTCTGGGAGGGCATGCTCCGCGGCGGCTACCTGACGCACGGTGAAACCTACTATGACGACAACGATCTGATTCACTGGTCAAAGGGCGGGCAATTGCACGGTGAGAGCCCTGCACGCATCGCCTTCCTGCGTGACATCGTTGCCGCGTCCCCAACAGGACGCCTGAACCCATTGACTTCAACCTTCGATGACATCCGTGGCGGCGTCGACGGAGAGTACATTCTCATTTACTTCGGCGCCTCCCGGCCGCGCTACCGCACTGTCGTCGTTCCGGAGGGAATGAGTGCCCGGATCGATGTGATCGACACCTGGGACATGAGCATCGAGGCAGTGCCGGGCGTCCATACCGGCTCGGTCAAGGTCGACCTTCCAGCGAAACCCTACGTGGTAATTCGGCTGCAACGAGCTGCGGACGAGTAGGGACACTCATGGCGGATGAAGCGGTGCGGCAGTGGGCCAAACAGCTACCAGTTCGGACTATGAACCGGAGTCGTACGTCATATCGTGCTGTTCCGCTAGCGGCAGGATGTGACCGACCAGGACTTGCAGCAGGTGGAGCAGCGATTCCATGCCCTCGGAACGTCCCTGCGGAACGGGCGGCCCTACATTCTCAGCATCGAGTCGGGCTCAAACCAGTTTTGAGGGTCGGGGGCAAGGATTTCAGCACGCCTTCATCGTGTCCTTCGCATCGCAGGGCGATCGAAACTACTACGTCGGTGAACCGTGGATCACCGATCCCGCTTTCTACGACCCGATGCATCACGCGTTCAAGTCATTCGTCACTGCGCTGCTCAGCGACCAGGAGGGGAGCGTCGTCGTGTTCGATTTCTCGTTGAAGCAAACGAGCGATCCGCACACCGCCGCTACTGGGTCCAAAATCCCCGACGACGAGTATCTGCCGGGCAGGAGTTGATGTCCCCTGCAGACAAGCAGTGGTTCAAGCGGCTCCCACCGATGCCGCACTATTCCTGAGGTTCAGGACTGCGTGCGCGCCGCACCGGCTTCGTGCTTGGCCATGTCCCGGGCTCGTAGCTGACCCCTGGATGTCGCACCTTCGCCGTGCGGAAAAGCTCGGTGTGTTGTTGAACCGCGATATTCGACAACGCACCGGAATAAGAAAGCCTGGTTGCAGTGAGTGGCTGCAACCAAGCTCTCTAGTCCGACGAGACGCACCGGTCGAGCTTCTGACCTCCGCGAAGCTCGTGGTTCAGGCCAGAGGAGCAGTCGAAGCGCGCACGACCAACCGTGGCTTCAAGATGCGATGCTCGGATGGCGTTCTGCCCCTGATCCGCTCGATGAGCACCTGGCCGACCCTCCTGCCCGTTCCCACACCTGCCCGGTCGACTGTGGTGGGCCGGATGGGTCCAAGCGATGAGGTGCGTGGGTGGTCGTACCCCCGCCAGGGAGTACGCCTCGGGCACTGACTGGCGGTTGTCCCAGAATTCGCTCATGAACTCCTTCTGTACAAGACGCTCGTAAGACGTTGGACAACGCAGCCATAAAACGACGACGCGCCACGCGGACCGTCGTTCATCTAGCGCTTCAGTGACTCAAGTTTGAGCATCTTGGCGATGACATGATCGAGTTCGGAGTCATCGAAGATCTTCTTCCAGTCGTCCTTGATGATCGTGTCCCTGCCGTACTGGATAGCGATTTCGCATGCCTCAGAAAACGGGTTCGAGCCGCGGAGGGCGTTGGTGAGTGCGATCTGGACGTGGCCGAAGAGCATGGCTTTGGCTGCTTCTTCCGGGACGCCGGCGGTGTGCACGGTTTCGTGCAGTGCCTCGTTGAGGAGGGTGCCGATCATGCAGGCAACCGTCTCGACGAG includes:
- a CDS encoding glycoside hydrolase family 43 protein, which encodes MPGFHADPTICRVGDDYYLAHSSFEYFPGAPIWHSRDLVNWTRIGHILTRRSQFVRGDGRASTGLYAGTLRHHDGRFWYVTTNVSDYDGGQVLVSATDAAGPWSEPIRIQDAIGIDPDLAWDVDGTCYLTWKGMSFTEGEVGILQAPLDINTGALLEPPYPVWQGSGLAAVEAPHLYQVDDTWYLLLAEGGTERGHAVTIARAPHPRGPFEGHPHNPLLTRRSSIHPVQNAGHMDLTTKADGAWAAVYLGVRVQGSTPGFHVLGRETFLAGIEWSDGWPAVIEDQFEVPTAATSFNDNFVGEELDGRWVVPGGEAQSTASMSPDDGLRIAAAGTRGEGSVGQLCTRITDLRWRAEATIEGSGTFRVLMDPRHWYGLCVKGDAVTATARIGDLQHDVGVASVSPHLVTVRIEAVSPAGPTVPLGHAGPDDIVLSVLNEEGGTIEIARLDGRYLSTEVASGFTGRMLAVGADGTDACIKRVTYHSDEARS
- a CDS encoding DUF5605 domain-containing protein encodes the protein MFEDGQVRPVHEEPIAPRADYQPTTVPRASAIVVTPQEAQVYRTAQLELRGPSIGNPFVDVELTVTFESPEHSITVGGFYAGDGRYLVRLLPPASGNWRFSTSSNARSLDGITGGFDVATSQMPGPVQVADTFHFARADGTPFLPYGTTAYAWIHQSQELQDATIDALAQAPFTKIRMCLFPKDFMHNTEEPERYVFERDETGAFDTTRFDLAFFDNLERRLHQLADLGIEADLILFHPYDDRWGLSRLSGAADERYIRYVVRRLAGFPNVWWSMANEYDLLAKQREDWDRLAETVRREDHVGHPLSIHNWVQLFDYSAAWASHASLQRGDHGIGAKIDQWHRQWNKPVIIDEFGYEGDLDQGWGNLMAQEVVRRFWEGMLRGGYLTHGETYYDDNDLIHWSKGGQLHGESPARIAFLRDIVAASPTGRLNPLTSTFDDIRGGVDGEYILIYFGASRPRYRTVVVPEGMSARIDVIDTWDMSIEAVPGVHTGSVKVDLPAKPYVVIRLQRAADE
- a CDS encoding Dabb family protein, giving the protein MPSERPCGTGGPTFSASSRAQTSFEGRGQGFQHAFIVSFASQGDRNYYVGEPWITDPAFYDPMHHAFKSFVTALLSDQEGSVVVFDFSLKQTSDPHTAATGSKIPDDEYLPGRS